The following coding sequences are from one Humulus lupulus chromosome X, drHumLupu1.1, whole genome shotgun sequence window:
- the LOC133806539 gene encoding uncharacterized protein LOC133806539 has product MDMVAAGQQRLFQLHELEEIRNEAYESSKIYKEKTKVFHDKHILRKSFVEGQKVFPHGALEVTSPSTGNSFKVNSHRLKSYYESMEEEQATVIYLVDLEYVDEE; this is encoded by the exons ATGGACATGGTTGCTGCAGGACAACAACGATTGTTTCAATTGCATGAATTAGAAGAAATTCGCAATGAGGCATATGAGAGTTCGAAGATCTATAAGGAGAAGACCAAAGTGTTTCATGATAAGCATATTCTTCGAAAGAGTTTTGTGGAAGGCCAGAAA GTCTTTCCTCATGGAGCATTAGAAGTTACAAGTCCAAGTACCGGAAATTCTTTCAAGGTAAATAGTCACAGATTAAAGTCATATTACGAATCGATGGAGGAAGAACAAGCTACTGTGATTTACCTCGTTGATCTAGAATATGTGGATGAAGAGTGA
- the LOC133804129 gene encoding protein JINGUBANG, with protein MRDEKKGANNMMTFAENDITLKPNFGTMLYSDPNISSSNMNSLDQDDYAMRNSSASLTSPLGFDPSRISTEGSPMMMSPWNQVSPYSKSPWSQQFDDPLPSNTLIGSLVREEGHIYSLAAAGDLLYTGSDSKNIRVWKSLKEFSGFKSNSGLVKAIVISGQKIFTGHQDGKIRVWKVAPKNPSVHKRAGTLPTLMDIFKSSVKPSNYVEGRRRRSSLWIKHSDAISCLTLSDDKTLLYSASWDRTLKVWRIDNSKCLESINAHDDAVNAVVATVEGLVFTGAADGTVKVWKREQRGKVTKHSLVQKLMVQESAVTALAVNTSGSIVYCGSSNGLVNFWEREKQFSHGGVLRGHKLAILCLAAAGGLVFSGSADKTIYVWRRDGVIHTCLSVLTGHTGPVKCVAVEMDRQSVSSDQRWVVYSGSLDKSVKVWSVSEYAQDFNLTAAMQHQHAISDVDSLPSDGSYSSGGRGSKNRRN; from the coding sequence ATGAGAGACGAGAAAAAAGGAGCAAATAATATGATGACTTTTGCCGAGAACGACATCACATTGAAGCCGAATTTCGGAACCATGTTATATTCAGACCCAAATATTAGCTCTTCCAACATGAATAGCCTCGATCAAGATGACTATGCCATGCGTAACAGTAGTGCTTCCTTAACGAGCCCATTGGGGTTCGATCCCAGCAGGATAAGCACCGAGGGGTCTCCTATGATGATGTCTCCTTGGAATCAAGTTTCACCTTACTCCAAGTCTCCATGGTCCCAACAATTTGATGATCCTCTACCTTCCAACACTCTAATCGGCTCACTTGTTCGCGAAGAGGGTCATATTTACTCATTGGCTGCCGCCGGCGACCTCTTATACACAGGCTCCGACAGCAAAAACATCCGGGTCTGGAAGAGTCTCAAGGAGTTTAGTGGTTTCAAATCTAATAGCGGTTTGGTGAAAGCGATTGTCATCTCGGGTCAAAAGATTTTCACAGGCCACCAAGACGGGAAGATCCGGGTCTGGAAAGTCGCACCCAAGAACCCTAGCGTGCACAAACGCGCAGGGACATTACCCACCCTGATGGACATTTTCAAAAGCTCCGTCAAACCCAGCAATTACGTCGAGGGTCGACGTCGTCGCTCCTCACTCTGGATCAAACACTCGGACGCCATTTCTTGCCTGACCTTAAGCGACGACAAAACCTTGTTGTACTCCGCCTCGTGGGACCGGACCTTGAAGGTGTGGCGAATCGACAACTCCAAGTGCCTCGAGTCAATTAACGCTCACGACGACGCCGTCAACGCAGTCGTGGCTACTGTCGAGGGATTGGTCTTCACCGGCGCCGCTGACGGAACCGTTAAGGTATGGAAGAGGGAGCAGCGTGGGAAGGTGACGAAGCATTCGCTGGTTCAGAAACTGATGGTGCAAGAGAGCGCAGTAACCGCTCTGGCCGTTAACACCTCCGGTTCAATAGTTTATTGTGGGTCCTCTAACGGTTTGGTCAATTTTTGGGAACGTGAGAAGCAGTTTTCTCACGGTGGGGTCCTCAGGGGTCACAAGCTTGCGATCCTCTGCCTCGCAGCTGCAGGGGGGCTGGTGTTCAGCGGCTCCGCAGATAAGACCATATACGTGTGGAGGAGGGATGGCGTCATCCACACGTGCCTGTCCGTCTTAACGGGCCACACCGGCCCAGTCAAATGCGTAGCTGTGGAAATGGATCGCCAGTCCGTTAGCAGTGATCAGAGGTGGGTCGTTTACAGTGGGAGCCTCGACAAGTCGGTTAAGGTTTGGAGCGTCTCGGAATATGCCCAAGATTTTAATCTGACGGCAGCGATGCAACACCAACATGCGATTTCCGATGTGGACTCTTTGCCGTCTGACGGGAGCTACTCGTCCGGGGGCCGCGGTAGCAAGAACAGGAGAAACTGA